The region GCAAAGTATAAAGCCTCGGCCGGGGGCAGCAGCAAGTATAACTTTCCCTGCTCCGATAGGTGCTGCTGGGCAAAGTATAAAATGTCCTCAAACAGCAGCTCGCCGGTGTGTTTGGCGGTATTCTTCGCTACATCCGGCGATTTGAGCGAGGAAAGGAAAAAGGGTGGGTTGGAAAGTATAACATCATACTTTGGGCGCTCCTGCCCGGCAAACTCCTGCAGGCTCTGCGGGTGCAACTGCAGCCGGTTGGCCCAGGGGCTGGCGGCAAAGTTCTCCTGCGTCTGCTGTTGCGCCTCCGGGTTTATTTCCACGGCATCTATACCTGCCTTGCTCCGCTGCGCCACCATCAGCGAGAGCAAACCGGTTCCGGCGCCAATGTCGAGTATCCGTTGCGCCTCCTCAACCGCTACATAGGCCCCAAACACGCAGGAATCGGTGCACACCTTCATAGCGCACCTGTCCTGCTCCACCCGGAACTGCTTGAACTGGAAGTAGGTGTTAGGCATGGGAGGTTAGTTTTGAATGAGTGGGTGAGTGAATGAGTAATGGGTTTGGAATCAACACACAGGATTCCCGGAAGAAAGTATGATGCCTTTAACAGTTGCTTAAGCTGATTCTTTTCGAGGGATAAAAAATAATTCGCTTATCCGCTCAATCACTCATTCAAAATTGAATCAGCTCGGCAGGTAGGCACCCGACTCAAAGCCCTGGTCTACGAGCAGGTTAGGGGAGAGGGCGCTGTTTACAGCCAGCACATCGCAGCGCTCGTTCTCGGGGTGGCCGGCGTGGCCGCGTATCCATACGAACTTTACCTTGTGCTTCGGGTACACGCGCAGGAAGCGGCCCCACAGATCGGCGTTGGCTTTGCCTTTAAAGCCTTTCTTCTGCCAGCCGAACACCCAGCCCTTCTCCACGGCATCCACCACATACTTGGAGTCGGAGTAAACGGTAACCGGCATGCCCGGCTTGGTAATCGCCTCCAGCCCTTTGATCACGGCCAGCAGCTCCATGCGGTTGTTGGTTGTCTTCCGGAACCCCTCCGTCAGCTCTTTCTCGTGCTGTTTCCAGCGCAAAATAGTGCCGTAGCCACCTGGTCCCGGGTTTCCGCGTGAGGCTCCGTCAGTGTATAGTTCGATCATATTTTTTAATGAGTGAATGAGCGATTGAATGAATGAGAGAATGTTAAAAGATTCACTCATCCACTCAATCGCTCATTCAAAATTACAGATTAGTCTTAAACAGTTTGATGGCGATGGCCAGCAGGATAACGCCGAAGACCTTGCGCAGCACGTCTGCCCCGCCCTTGCCCAGTTTAGCCTCTATCCAGCTGCTGGACTTGAGCACGATGTACACGAATACCAGGTTGAGCACAATACCTACCAGAACGTTGGGCAGCGAGTAGGCGGCCCGCAGCGAGAGCAGCGTCGTCATGGTGC is a window of Pontibacter kalidii DNA encoding:
- the rnhA gene encoding ribonuclease HI produces the protein MIELYTDGASRGNPGPGGYGTILRWKQHEKELTEGFRKTTNNRMELLAVIKGLEAITKPGMPVTVYSDSKYVVDAVEKGWVFGWQKKGFKGKANADLWGRFLRVYPKHKVKFVWIRGHAGHPENERCDVLAVNSALSPNLLVDQGFESGAYLPS
- a CDS encoding tRNA1(Val) (adenine(37)-N6)-methyltransferase, whose product is MPNTYFQFKQFRVEQDRCAMKVCTDSCVFGAYVAVEEAQRILDIGAGTGLLSLMVAQRSKAGIDAVEINPEAQQQTQENFAASPWANRLQLHPQSLQEFAGQERPKYDVILSNPPFFLSSLKSPDVAKNTAKHTGELLFEDILYFAQQHLSEQGKLYLLLPPAEALYFARLAKASDLYLQEELQVYTYHGGKCIRHIQTYTFAPAAPVLKDFFIREEDKVTYTAAFTGLLREYYLAF